The Vicia villosa cultivar HV-30 ecotype Madison, WI linkage group LG1, Vvil1.0, whole genome shotgun sequence genome includes a region encoding these proteins:
- the LOC131642943 gene encoding LEAF RUST 10 DISEASE-RESISTANCE LOCUS RECEPTOR-LIKE PROTEIN KINASE-like 2.5, producing MYCKVTSVEQIMKHNHRFLMLSHLTVLLLLVLTIKGNGHSDDCPESFDCGNLGFIGYPFTKFGLSNCGALAIQGCDDPNKNAMKTIQLTKGGRHFQVTKIDNTWSKGNPISIIDHNFTKLLTKSACEVYNYVNITLPPPSPFGTSYIKDNITAFKCNRTQKQVTNPPSNFLKNSSYPNYDFYFGDSISDGESNRSFTSCLLFHLPVIGLGFALSGNPYPLLAHEITYQFQLSEECIQCHRDTKGHCRAHNNGQIYCPGKGRSSNWKLRLVLAVVVVVVIGGGVLILLAYCIKKKIVPAAFLLFRKKSSTNQIIEDFLKEHGHLPAARYTYSDVKKITNSFRNKLGQGGFGSVYKGKLRDERDVAVKVLSESKGNGEDFINEVASISRTSHVNIVRLLGFCLDGSKKALIYEFMSNGSLEKFIYVEKNPLKGDHQLNCKIQYDIAVGVARGLEYLHRGCNTRILHFDIKPHNILLDEDLCPKISDFGLAKICLKNESIVSVFGARGTPGYIAPELFS from the exons ATGTATTGCAAAGTAACAAGTGTGGAACAAATTATGAAACACAATCATAGGTTCCTTATGTTGTCTCATTTAACTGTGCTACTGTTACTTGTCTTAACTATCAAAGGAAATGGACACAGTGATGATTGTCCAGAGTCATTTGATTGTGGAAATCTTGGGTTTATTGGCTACCCTTTTACCAAGTTTGGACTCTCAAACTGCGGTGCATTGGCAATTCAAGGTTGTGATGATCCTAACAAAAATGCAATGAAGACCATCCAATTAACCAAAGGAGGAAGACACTTTCAAGTTACAAAAATTGATAATACCTGGTCCAAGGGCAACCCTATTTCAATTATTGACCATAATTTCACCAAGCTTTTGACGAAAAGTGCTTGTGAAGTCTACAACTATGTTAATATTACCCTCCCTCCTCCCTCTCCTTTTGGAACTTCTTATATCAAAGACAATATAACTGCTTTCAAATGCAACCGTACCCAAAAACAAGTCACCAACCCTccaagtaattttttaaaaaatagttctTATCCGAACTATGATTTTTATTTCGGTGATTCAATATCCGATGGTGAGTCTAATCGCTCTTTCACGTCATGCTTGTTGTTTCATCTTCCTGTCATTGGATTAGGCTTTGCACTTTCTGGTAACCCGTATCCGTTATTAGCTCATGAAATTACCTATCAGTTTCAACTTTCTGAAGAGTGCATACAGTGTCACCGTGATACAAAAGGTCATTGTCGTGCTCACAACAACGGACAAATTTATTGCCCAGG GAAGGGTAGAAGTTCAAATTGGAAGCTCCGACTGGTTTTAG CTGTTGTGGTCGTGGTAGTTATTGGAGGTGGAGTGCTTATATTATTGGCATATTGCATTAAGAAAAAGATCGTCCCTGCAGCATTTCTTTTATTCAGGAAGAAGAGTTCAACCAATCAAATTATTGAGGATTTTTTGAAAGAACATGGACATCTTCCAGCTGCTAGGTATACTTATTCAGATgtcaagaaaataacaaactcttttagaaacaaattaggccAAGGAGGGTTTGGAAGTGTATACAAAGGGAAGTTACGTGATGAACGCGATGTCGCAGTGAAGGTTTTAAGTGAATCAAAAGGTAATGGGGAAGATTTTATTAATGAAGTTGCAAGTATCAGTAGAACTTCGCATGTCAACATTGTTAGACTTTTGGGATTCTGTTTGGATGGTTCTAAAAAGGCACTAATATATGAATTCATGTCTAATGGATCTCTTGAGAAGTTCATATATGTGGAGAAAAATCCATTGAAGGGTGATCACCAATTGAATTGCAAAATACAGTATGATATTGCTGTTGGTGTTGCTCGGGGACTAGAGTACTTGCATAGAGGTTGCAACACCAGAATCTTACATTTCGACATAAAACCTCATAATATATTACTTGATGAGGATCTATGTCCGAAAATTTCAGATTTTGGACTTGCTAAAATATGTCTAAAAAATGAAAGCATTGTATCCGTATTTGGTGCAAGGGGAACACCCGGATATATTGCTCCAGAGTTGTTCTCTTAA
- the LOC131646741 gene encoding uncharacterized protein LOC131646741, whose translation MKVIEKILHVKNCTDAQKVQFMQFGTHMLEKEAEDWCVTLFREDVRGKKEVKSLELKQSNGTVAEYAARFRELIKYCPHYNNANAERFKCFKFVNGLRPEIKKAIGYQQIMRFIELVNKSIYDEDCRESAAHYKSMNDKKVKDQFRGKSYADKGKRKVSFDRKPSGGGAPTPIRCYSCGVEGHRAYECTGAEVKCFKCGKVGNKANDCRGGASLTCYNCGEQGNISTKCDKLKKEQAKEKVFSLSGSETAIEDRLIRGTCFINGTLLIDIIDTGAIHSIISLDCFKRLNLVLSDIRESMIIDTTATGSVTTSYVCLNCPLRIFGRDFEIDLVCLSLDQLDVILGMN comes from the exons ATGAAGGTGATTGAGAAGATCTTACATGTTAAGAATTGTACGGATGCGCAGAAGGTGCAATTTATGCAATTTGGTACTCATATGCTTGAGAAGGAAGCTGAGGATTGGTGCGTAACACTGTTCAGAG aagatgtgcgtgggaaGAAAGAGGTAAAGTCTCTTGAGCTGAAGCAGAGTAATGGAACTGTGGCAGAGTATGCAGCAAGATTTCGAGAGTTGATTAAGTATTGTCCTCATTACAACAATGCTAATGCTGAGAGGTTTAAGTGTTTCAAATTTGTGAATGGTTTGAGACCTGAGATTAAGAAGGCTATTGGTTATCAACAAATTATGCGTTTTATtgagttggttaacaagagtaTCTATGATGAGGATTGTAGGGAGAGTGCTGCTCACTATAAGTCTATGAATGATAAGAAAGTGAAAGACCAATTTAGAGGAAAGTCATATGCCGATAAAGGGAAACGGAAAGTTAGTTTTGACAGGAAGCCGAGTGGGGGAGGAGCTCCTACTCCGATTAGGTGCTACAGTtgtggtgttgaaggtcatcgtgcTTATGAGTGCACAGGTGCTGAAgtgaaatgcttcaagtgtggcaaggtagGTAACAAGGCTAATGATTGTAGAGGAGGTGCGAGtttgacttgctacaactgtggtgagcaaGGGAATATAAGTACCAAGTGTGACAAGCTGAAGAAGGAACAAGCTAAAGAGAAAGTGTTTTCTTTATCTGGTTCCGAGACTGCTATTGAGGATAGACTAATCCGAGGTACATGTTTTATTAATGGTACACTTTTGATTgatattattgatactggagcgatACATTCtatcatttctttggattgttttaagagattgaatcttgtgttgAGTGATATACGTGAAAGTATGATTATTGATACTACTGCtacgggttcagtgactacttcatatgtgtgtttgaattgtccgttGCGAATTTTTGGTAGAGACTTTGAAATTGATCTAGTGTGTCTTTCGTTAGATCAACTTGATGTTATTCTTGGGATGAACTGA